A stretch of DNA from Halobacteriovorax sp. JY17:
CTCTATCTACAAATTGCCCTTGATTATCAGTTGGATCTATATTGCGCCAAAAAACACTTAGAAGCTTCTCATAGCTTACCTTATTCGCATCAAAGGTAACTTCTACAGCCTCTGTATGCCCCGTCCCTCCCGAACTTACCGCCTTATAAGTTGGACTAGTACTCTCTCCACCAATATAGCCAGAAGTTGTCGACAGAACTCCTTCAAGCTTGTCAAATGGCCCTTCCATACACCAAAAGCACCCGCCAGCAAAAGTGGCCTTCCTAATATCTTCCTTAGCACTAGCAAGGTGAGCTGCGCCCAAGAATAGCAATATTACGATTAGGATATTCTTCATAATTCTTCCTTTTCTAGTTCAATACTTTAGACATTATAAAGTATTCTAAAGTTTAGTGAAGTTCACTTTAATTTTGTGACAATTTATTGATAGAATCTTAGCTTATCCACTACTTAAGGATTTGATTTGAAAGTCTTCATTTTAATTGCCAGTTTATTTGTCATAATGCCAGTCTGGGCAAAAGCTCAACCGCGAGTTGTCTTTGTTTCCCCAGACCCAAAAGATACAAAGAATGAGTTTTGGACCATTACAACCTATCAAGTTCAAAAGGCAGCAAAGGACTTAGGTGTTGAACTAGAAGTTCTCTACTCTAACTCTCACCCCTCCTACTATTTTAAAGAAATTGAAAAAATTGTGAATAGACCTAAGGAGTTTAGACCTGAATATATTATGATCCTTCCAATTAAGAGCAATATTTATGACTCTTTAAAACTCTTAGCCGCTACTGATATAAAAGTAATGCTCGTAAATA
This window harbors:
- the msrA gene encoding peptide-methionine (S)-S-oxide reductase MsrA, yielding MKNILIVILLFLGAAHLASAKEDIRKATFAGGCFWCMEGPFDKLEGVLSTTSGYIGGESTSPTYKAVSSGGTGHTEAVEVTFDANKVSYEKLLSVFWRNIDPTDNQGQFVDRGSQYRPGVFYYNESQKELARKSKLQLAESKRFKKEIVVEITKAGVFYPAEEYHQDFYKKSPIRYKFYRFNSGRDQFLQKYWKK